A single genomic interval of Chloroflexota bacterium harbors:
- a CDS encoding ZIP family metal transporter gives MVLCGFLATLGTGLATGAGALPVLFTRNVSERVLDAMLGFAAGVMLAATAFSLLVPAIQQGGVWITICGLLLGAAFLSLMDRLVPHAHFIAGPEGPSSSLRRIWLLVLAITLHNFPEGLAVGVGFGSGNLSRAVVLAIAIALQNMPEGLAVALPLAREGYSRLRAFGYAALTGMAEPIAGLLGAAAVSAAQSVLPLGLAFAGGAMLFVVSDEIIPETHRRGFEREGTFGVILGFAVMMLLDNLFG, from the coding sequence ATCGTCCTCTGTGGATTCCTGGCAACTCTTGGCACTGGCCTGGCTACGGGCGCAGGGGCATTACCAGTGCTCTTCACGCGCAATGTGTCTGAGCGGGTCCTTGATGCCATGCTTGGTTTCGCCGCAGGGGTGATGTTGGCTGCTACCGCATTTAGTTTGCTCGTCCCTGCTATCCAACAGGGCGGTGTGTGGATCACCATCTGCGGCTTGCTTCTGGGGGCAGCCTTTTTATCCCTGATGGACCGGCTGGTTCCGCACGCGCATTTCATCGCCGGTCCTGAGGGTCCCTCATCTTCGCTGCGCCGCATCTGGTTGCTCGTGCTGGCTATTACGCTGCACAATTTTCCCGAAGGTCTAGCGGTTGGCGTCGGCTTCGGCAGCGGCAATCTCTCCAGAGCAGTCGTGCTCGCTATCGCTATCGCCTTGCAAAACATGCCCGAGGGCCTGGCTGTAGCATTGCCCCTGGCCCGTGAGGGCTACTCTCGTCTACGCGCATTTGGATATGCTGCCCTCACCGGTATGGCCGAACCAATCGCTGGCCTTCTCGGCGCAGCGGCGGTGAGTGCAGCGCAATCGGTATTGCCCCTGGGTTTGGCATTTGCCGGCGGGGCTATGCTTTTCGTGGTCAGCGATGAGATCATTCCCGAAACTCACCGCCGAGGCTTTGAGCGTGAGGGCACTTTTGGGGTCATCCTTGGTTTCGCAGTGATGATGCTGCTAGATAACCTTTTTGGTTGA
- a CDS encoding 2-dehydropantoate 2-reductase: protein MRILVMGAGAIGSLVGGYLAASGHDVTLVGRRDYVNAVRERGLVVKQQEQGNSLITHPQAITGVGEIEERSFDVVLITTKAYDTATAAQQVRTILTRSTVVLLLQNGVGGEEIALNVLGHVPFLSAVVTLAVAVDAPGCVSLVTQKGGLTFAPVHGEVPVVKIAKTFAATGFRTAICKDYREVKWSKLLLNLLANAIPAILDMKPEEVYADPRLFALERAALREALAVMAALRLRPVDLVGYPVRLFAYAMRHFPQPVLHTTLRYIIAGGRGGKAPSLHLDLVRGKAESEVDFLNGAVVRAGVEVGIPTPVNQLLYSTLRNIVQQELPWQTFRRRPEALLALFEQRSSDE, encoded by the coding sequence TTGCGCATACTGGTCATGGGGGCGGGAGCGATAGGTTCCCTTGTAGGTGGATATCTGGCTGCGAGTGGGCACGATGTGACCCTGGTTGGACGGCGGGATTATGTGAATGCGGTGCGAGAGCGCGGGCTCGTTGTCAAACAGCAGGAGCAAGGAAATTCCTTGATAACACATCCACAGGCCATAACTGGCGTAGGGGAGATAGAGGAGCGCTCCTTTGACGTCGTTTTGATTACAACAAAAGCCTACGATACCGCTACAGCAGCCCAACAAGTGCGAACTATTCTGACTCGTTCAACCGTTGTGCTTTTGCTTCAAAATGGTGTTGGTGGAGAGGAGATCGCGCTCAATGTATTAGGCCACGTGCCCTTTCTTTCGGCAGTTGTTACGTTGGCGGTGGCTGTAGACGCGCCAGGTTGTGTCAGCCTGGTTACCCAAAAAGGCGGCCTAACCTTTGCTCCTGTGCATGGGGAAGTACCAGTGGTCAAGATAGCGAAAACGTTCGCTGCCACAGGGTTCAGAACTGCCATCTGCAAAGATTATCGGGAGGTGAAATGGTCTAAATTACTCCTCAACCTCCTGGCTAACGCTATCCCTGCCATCCTAGATATGAAGCCCGAAGAGGTGTACGCCGACCCCCGCCTGTTTGCGCTTGAACGAGCGGCTCTCAGAGAGGCACTCGCTGTAATGGCTGCACTCAGACTGCGACCGGTGGACCTAGTGGGATATCCGGTGCGCCTTTTCGCCTACGCGATGCGGCATTTTCCTCAGCCAGTATTACATACTACGCTGCGATATATCATTGCTGGAGGGCGAGGAGGCAAAGCACCTTCTTTACACTTGGACCTGGTTCGAGGTAAGGCTGAGTCGGAGGTGGATTTTCTGAACGGTGCAGTTGTGCGAGCAGGGGTGGAGGTCGGTATACCCACACCCGTTAACCAACTGCTTTACAGCACTCTGAGGAACATTGTCCAGCAGGAGTTGCCGTGGCAAACTTTCCGCCGGCGACCCGAAGCCTTACTCGCCTTATTTGAACAAAGGAGCTCTGATGAATAG
- a CDS encoding glycosyltransferase family 4 protein, producing MRIGIDARLVYYHKAGIGQYILRLVEALAKVNTEDEFIIWQSRKDHEPIVNQPNFQHRPLWTPSHHRFEQITLPLELATGKMDVLHSPDFIPPFRRNYRSVITIHDLAFLLYPQFLTRESARYYGQIDQAVRHTDAIIAVSESTKRDVMRLLGVPADKIVVVYEAANPIFRPISNAELVQWVGRRYRIGGDFILFVSTIEPRKNVSTLLRAYHRLLRDYRPSVKLVLAGATGWLFQDVLDLVAELGLRDDVLFLGHVTAEELLWLYNAARVLVHPAFYEGFGLTPLEAMACGTPVIVSNVSSLPEVVGDAGLFVAPEDVEGWTVAIWRVLSEADLRAQLREKGLRRARVFSWKRAALQTLEVYRRVTG from the coding sequence ATGCGTATCGGGATAGATGCCCGTTTGGTGTATTATCATAAGGCAGGCATTGGCCAATACATTCTCCGCTTGGTGGAGGCACTGGCCAAAGTGAATACCGAGGATGAATTCATCATTTGGCAGAGCCGGAAAGATCATGAGCCTATCGTAAATCAACCTAATTTCCAACATCGCCCGCTTTGGACCCCATCCCATCATCGCTTCGAACAGATCACTTTGCCACTGGAATTGGCCACAGGCAAAATGGACGTGCTCCATAGCCCCGACTTTATCCCTCCCTTTCGCCGCAACTATCGCTCGGTGATCACCATTCATGATCTCGCCTTCTTGCTCTATCCACAATTTCTCACTCGCGAAAGTGCACGCTATTATGGACAGATTGACCAAGCCGTGCGCCATACGGATGCCATCATTGCCGTGTCCGAAAGCACCAAGCGCGATGTGATGCGGCTCTTAGGTGTGCCTGCCGATAAAATCGTGGTGGTTTACGAGGCCGCCAACCCCATTTTTCGCCCCATCTCAAACGCTGAATTGGTGCAGTGGGTGGGGCGTCGCTACCGAATTGGTGGCGATTTTATCCTCTTCGTAAGCACCATTGAGCCTCGCAAAAATGTATCTACTTTACTGCGGGCTTACCATCGTCTGCTACGTGATTATCGGCCTTCGGTGAAACTAGTATTGGCTGGGGCAACCGGCTGGCTTTTCCAGGATGTACTCGATTTGGTAGCGGAACTAGGGCTTAGAGACGATGTGCTTTTCCTAGGTCATGTCACTGCGGAGGAACTGCTCTGGCTTTACAATGCTGCCCGCGTGTTAGTACATCCGGCTTTCTATGAGGGTTTTGGTTTGACCCCCCTTGAGGCCATGGCCTGTGGCACACCGGTAATTGTATCGAATGTCTCCTCGCTGCCAGAAGTAGTGGGTGATGCGGGACTGTTTGTCGCCCCTGAGGATGTGGAAGGATGGACGGTTGCAATCTGGCGTGTCCTTAGCGAGGCAGACCTGCGTGCTCAACTGCGAGAGAAAGGTTTGCGTCGGGCTAGAGTTTTCTCCTGGAAACGGGCAGCTCTCCAGACGCTCGAGGTCTATCGTCGAGTTACAGGATGA
- a CDS encoding glycosyltransferase, whose amino-acid sequence MNGDDTRKRILFLTPQLPYPPEQGTAIRNYNIIANVAQRHEIHLLSFVSSPAALKAAAPLHSLCCTLESVPAPKRTIWQRLSLLATPWPDIAHRLASPLFSERLAMMLSTHDFDVLQVEGLEMAPYGYQALARRQNHRPLLVFDAHNAEYLLQHRIAKIDWHTAWRWPGALYSTVQWLKLRRYEGDFCHRVDAVVAVSDADAQALARLVPGLKPLVLPNGVDIAYYQAPDIVPAALGPEALVFTGKMDFRPNVDAVLWFANEVLPLIRERAPQARFYIVGKNPHARLDVLRERPEVVVTGYVEDVRPYIAAAAVYVVPMRTGGGTRLKVLEAMAMGKAIVSTTLGCEGVYLQNGYEALLADTPRDFADAVLALLANGPRRAELGQAAAFFVAEHYDWRRLVPRLEQVYEGDP is encoded by the coding sequence ATGAATGGCGATGACACACGCAAGCGGATCCTTTTCCTCACTCCCCAATTGCCTTATCCTCCAGAACAAGGCACAGCCATTCGCAACTACAACATTATCGCCAACGTAGCCCAGCGACATGAGATTCACCTTCTCTCATTTGTCTCATCCCCGGCGGCCTTGAAAGCCGCGGCACCATTACATAGCCTGTGCTGTACACTGGAGTCTGTGCCTGCCCCTAAGCGCACGATATGGCAGCGGCTCTCTTTGTTGGCGACTCCTTGGCCCGACATCGCCCATCGCCTGGCCTCGCCCCTGTTCTCTGAGCGCCTTGCCATGATGCTATCGACTCACGACTTCGACGTGCTCCAAGTGGAAGGATTGGAAATGGCTCCGTACGGTTATCAGGCACTGGCCCGAAGACAAAACCACCGCCCCTTGCTCGTCTTCGATGCACATAATGCTGAATACCTACTACAACATCGCATTGCCAAGATCGATTGGCACACTGCGTGGCGCTGGCCAGGCGCGCTTTATTCCACTGTTCAGTGGCTCAAATTACGCCGCTATGAAGGTGATTTCTGCCATCGCGTTGATGCAGTGGTGGCCGTCTCAGATGCCGATGCCCAAGCACTGGCCCGGCTCGTCCCCGGGCTCAAGCCTCTGGTACTTCCCAACGGCGTGGACATCGCTTACTACCAGGCTCCGGATATCGTGCCCGCTGCCTTAGGTCCTGAGGCCTTGGTTTTCACTGGTAAAATGGACTTCCGGCCCAATGTGGATGCGGTGCTCTGGTTTGCAAACGAAGTTTTGCCGCTCATCCGCGAGCGCGCGCCACAGGCACGTTTCTACATCGTTGGCAAGAATCCTCACGCCCGCCTCGATGTCCTCCGTGAACGACCTGAGGTGGTGGTTACTGGTTATGTGGAAGATGTACGGCCTTATATCGCCGCAGCAGCAGTCTACGTCGTCCCAATGCGCACAGGGGGTGGCACCCGGCTCAAAGTACTGGAGGCGATGGCAATGGGCAAAGCCATTGTCTCGACCACCCTTGGCTGCGAAGGTGTGTACCTCCAAAATGGCTACGAAGCCCTATTGGCAGACACACCGCGTGACTTCGCTGATGCAGTGTTAGCCCTCCTGGCCAACGGGCCACGTCGAGCCGAGTTGGGGCAAGCCGCCGCTTTTTTCGTCGCTGAACATTACGACTGGCGAAGGTTGGTTCCACGCCTGGAACAAGTGTACGAAGGTGATCCATGA
- a CDS encoding HAMP domain-containing protein: protein MFKTLRNRLIFSYTLIILLCLSLAGFSALILIRHYQRELALVQRRAVASTVSQRLAFYATQLHSAELFDRVQEEAVSLGVRLLVVSAEGIVLRDTEKEGSLEGAQIRIPIQKILDDRQRPLILPYTAKNGQDFFLVIAPIRLFPQSDDQTPPTSQARFVMLAVPVRDIQPPWRELATPLIASGAIALVVSTIVAFFLSNSITRPLAAITRATEAMARGDYQQSISVAGEDEIARLATGFNRMARAVEQARQSQRDFLANVSHDLRTPLTSIRGFAQAILDGQVSDTEGYIHAAAIIQEEAGRMSDLVEELLDLARLEAGNVKMARERLDLTALVRSSIEARTPQAVAAGVTLRAEGTGVPAVIGDESRLKQVFDNLLDNAIKYTPSGGTVTVSIRQDGKWVAVAVADTGRGIPREDLPRIFERFYRADKSRGETVGAGLGLAIVKEIVSAHGGRITVESEEGQGSVFTVFLPPADKPLPK, encoded by the coding sequence ATGTTTAAGACTCTACGGAATCGGCTCATTTTTTCTTACACGTTGATCATCCTCCTTTGCCTTTCGTTGGCTGGGTTCTCTGCACTGATCCTCATCCGGCACTACCAGCGAGAACTGGCTCTCGTTCAGCGGCGGGCTGTGGCAAGCACTGTGTCTCAGCGGCTGGCCTTCTACGCCACCCAATTACACTCTGCTGAACTCTTCGATAGGGTGCAGGAAGAGGCGGTCTCGCTGGGGGTACGGTTGCTCGTAGTCTCAGCGGAAGGAATCGTATTACGCGATACTGAAAAAGAAGGGAGTCTCGAGGGCGCACAGATCCGAATACCCATACAAAAGATCTTGGATGACCGACAGCGTCCGCTGATTCTACCTTACACAGCAAAGAATGGGCAGGACTTCTTTTTGGTCATCGCGCCCATCCGATTGTTCCCTCAGTCGGACGACCAGACTCCTCCGACTTCTCAGGCGCGCTTTGTAATGCTGGCCGTTCCGGTACGCGACATACAGCCACCATGGCGCGAGTTGGCAACGCCGTTGATTGCATCGGGCGCGATTGCGTTGGTGGTCTCCACCATCGTGGCGTTTTTCCTGTCCAACTCCATAACCCGCCCACTGGCAGCGATAACGCGTGCCACAGAGGCAATGGCGCGTGGCGACTATCAGCAGTCTATCTCTGTGGCAGGCGAGGACGAGATAGCACGTTTAGCGACCGGTTTTAACCGCATGGCTCGCGCGGTGGAGCAAGCCCGTCAATCTCAGCGAGACTTCTTGGCCAATGTATCGCATGATCTCAGAACGCCTCTCACCTCCATTCGTGGGTTCGCGCAGGCTATTCTGGATGGGCAAGTCAGCGACACCGAAGGGTACATTCATGCTGCAGCGATCATCCAGGAAGAAGCTGGGCGTATGTCCGATCTAGTCGAGGAACTGCTAGACCTGGCGCGACTGGAGGCAGGCAATGTGAAGATGGCCAGGGAGCGGCTTGACCTGACTGCTCTCGTACGTAGCAGCATCGAGGCGCGGACTCCACAGGCCGTGGCAGCTGGAGTGACCCTGCGAGCCGAGGGAACAGGCGTGCCCGCTGTAATAGGCGACGAGAGTCGGCTGAAGCAGGTCTTCGATAATTTGCTGGACAACGCTATCAAATACACCCCATCGGGAGGCACGGTAACAGTCAGTATTCGCCAGGATGGGAAGTGGGTGGCCGTTGCGGTTGCCGATACGGGCCGGGGTATTCCGAGAGAAGATCTACCTCGTATTTTCGAGCGATTCTATCGTGCTGATAAGTCTCGAGGCGAGACCGTGGGCGCAGGGCTAGGACTGGCCATTGTTAAGGAAATCGTGTCCGCGCATGGGGGCCGCATAACGGTGGAGAGCGAAGAAGGGCAGGGATCGGTTTTTACTGTGTTCTTGCCGCCAGCCGATAAGCCGCTACCCAAGTGA
- a CDS encoding MaoC family dehydratase N-terminal domain-containing protein encodes MYFEDFHIGDYMVSPSRTITETDVVNFAGISGDYNPIHTDVEFAKTSMFGKPIAHGILGLSVATGLAARLGFIENTAQAFLGLDWKFKGPIFIGDTIHLRGEVARTKALGRLGGGVVVLKVSLVNQRDEVVQEGEWTVLVKSRLSK; translated from the coding sequence ATGTATTTCGAAGACTTCCACATCGGTGATTATATGGTCAGTCCTTCGCGTACCATCACCGAGACAGATGTGGTGAACTTTGCAGGCATCTCGGGCGACTACAATCCCATCCACACCGATGTCGAATTCGCCAAGACGAGCATGTTCGGCAAGCCAATCGCCCATGGCATTCTGGGATTGTCGGTGGCCACGGGTCTGGCTGCTCGGTTAGGTTTCATTGAGAACACTGCTCAGGCATTTCTGGGCTTGGACTGGAAATTCAAGGGCCCCATTTTTATTGGCGACACCATCCATCTGCGTGGCGAGGTCGCTCGTACCAAGGCTTTGGGCCGACTGGGCGGTGGGGTAGTGGTGCTGAAAGTCTCACTTGTGAACCAGCGCGACGAGGTGGTACAGGAAGGAGAGTGGACGGTGCTGGTGAAAAGCAGGCTTAGCAAGTAA
- the secG gene encoding preprotein translocase subunit SecG, which translates to MTIYLNIVQIILSIALIALIILQAKGGSLQRMFGGEGVVFTKRRGAEKVLFNITVGLIVVFFAFSLLNVILQR; encoded by the coding sequence TTGACCATCTATCTCAACATTGTTCAGATCATTCTGTCCATCGCTTTGATCGCTTTGATCATATTGCAGGCGAAAGGCGGGAGCCTGCAACGCATGTTCGGTGGCGAAGGCGTAGTGTTCACCAAGCGCCGGGGTGCAGAGAAGGTGCTTTTCAATATCACCGTCGGTCTGATTGTAGTTTTCTTTGCATTTTCCTTGCTTAACGTTATTCTGCAGAGATAA
- a CDS encoding response regulator transcription factor, with amino-acid sequence MTTVLIVDDEKNIVELARLYLSKEGFQVYGARNGADALKLVREQKPDLIVLDIMLPQIDGWEVCRQLRREGNFVPIIMLTAKSDDVDKVVGLELGADDYITKPFNPRELVARVKAVLRRAQMPHRPHLTIDLGQLRIDRDRREVTVKGQPIRLRSKEFDLLTTLAENPGRVFTRDQLLDQVWGYDYFGGTRTVDVHVARLRERLAGSEVHIETVWGVGYKLVIR; translated from the coding sequence ATGACTACCGTTCTGATTGTGGATGATGAAAAGAACATCGTGGAACTGGCGAGGCTCTATTTAAGCAAAGAGGGCTTTCAAGTGTATGGCGCACGGAATGGAGCCGATGCTCTGAAGCTGGTTCGCGAGCAAAAGCCGGACCTCATTGTGCTGGACATCATGTTACCCCAGATAGACGGCTGGGAAGTATGCCGGCAGTTGCGACGAGAGGGTAACTTTGTACCCATTATTATGCTGACTGCGAAAAGCGATGATGTAGATAAGGTGGTGGGTCTAGAACTGGGGGCTGACGATTACATCACCAAGCCCTTCAACCCACGGGAGTTGGTAGCGCGGGTGAAGGCTGTCTTGCGCCGTGCCCAGATGCCTCATCGTCCGCACCTCACCATTGACCTCGGCCAATTGCGCATTGATCGTGATCGACGGGAAGTAACCGTCAAGGGTCAACCCATCCGTCTGCGCAGCAAGGAATTCGACTTGCTCACAACCCTCGCCGAAAACCCGGGCCGTGTTTTCACCCGTGACCAACTCCTCGATCAAGTTTGGGGGTACGACTATTTCGGCGGCACGCGCACGGTAGACGTGCACGTGGCACGATTACGAGAAAGACTGGCTGGCAGCGAAGTGCATATCGAAACAGTATGGGGTGTTGGTTATAAATTGGTTATTAGGTAG
- a CDS encoding glycosyltransferase family 9 protein — MSQTTRQRVRLALLRAVAKWPRPRSQRLGHRILIIRPDHLGDLLFLTPALRILRIVYPGAHITALVGPWATPVVAHNPHLNAISTCEFPAFTRRAKGGILAPYRQLWREANELRRGTYDSAVIFRFDHWWGAMLVWLAGIPFRLGYDVPECRPFLTEAVPYICGRHEVEQNLHLVEALCGRPLAKPIDPRFYPLEYTPTNEDRESVSQYLVARGVERDAILVAIHPGAGAPVKLWDPAKYAVVADALVRGFKAQVVITGGRDELSLAWSVAARMMAPAIVAAGETTIGQLAALFERCALVIGPDSGPLHLAVAVGVPTVHLYGPVDTNTFGPWGDPARHIVVRSERDCIPCNRLDYSPQELAAHPCVQEITTESVLNAAQRILG; from the coding sequence ATGAGCCAGACAACGCGTCAGCGGGTGCGCCTGGCCCTACTACGTGCAGTGGCAAAATGGCCCCGTCCACGCTCACAGCGATTGGGTCATCGCATCTTGATTATTCGCCCTGATCACCTCGGTGATTTACTGTTCCTTACACCCGCCTTACGCATCCTACGCATTGTTTATCCGGGAGCCCACATTACCGCTCTTGTAGGCCCTTGGGCTACTCCTGTGGTAGCGCACAATCCTCACCTCAATGCTATCTCGACCTGCGAGTTCCCTGCTTTCACACGTAGAGCCAAGGGTGGGATACTTGCTCCTTACCGGCAATTGTGGCGTGAGGCAAACGAGTTGCGCCGAGGAACGTATGACTCGGCGGTTATCTTCCGCTTCGATCACTGGTGGGGAGCGATGCTGGTCTGGTTAGCGGGCATCCCCTTCCGCTTAGGCTACGACGTCCCCGAGTGTAGACCCTTCCTAACGGAGGCAGTGCCCTATATTTGCGGCCGCCACGAGGTAGAACAAAACCTGCACTTGGTCGAGGCCTTGTGCGGCAGGCCGTTGGCAAAGCCAATAGATCCACGCTTTTATCCATTGGAATACACGCCCACCAATGAGGACCGAGAATCCGTCAGCCAATATCTGGTTGCACGAGGTGTAGAGCGTGATGCCATTCTTGTAGCAATCCACCCGGGTGCAGGTGCGCCGGTCAAACTGTGGGACCCGGCGAAATATGCGGTTGTGGCCGATGCTTTAGTCCGCGGATTCAAAGCACAAGTGGTCATCACCGGCGGGCGGGATGAACTGAGTCTGGCCTGGTCCGTAGCCGCGCGCATGATGGCGCCCGCCATTGTTGCTGCCGGAGAAACGACCATCGGGCAACTGGCAGCCCTTTTCGAGCGCTGTGCCTTGGTCATCGGACCTGATAGTGGGCCGCTGCACTTAGCCGTGGCTGTTGGCGTGCCCACCGTGCACCTCTATGGGCCAGTGGATACCAACACCTTCGGTCCATGGGGCGACCCAGCCAGGCACATCGTTGTACGCTCAGAGCGGGATTGTATACCCTGCAATCGCTTGGATTATTCTCCCCAGGAACTTGCTGCCCACCCTTGTGTGCAGGAGATCACCACGGAATCTGTACTGAATGCGGCGCAAAGAATATTAGGTTAA
- a CDS encoding methylated-DNA--[protein]-cysteine S-methyltransferase, translating to MSIAVSEDSILALSLPAPTRAKAETSLDQYRGPEHASEPLFLAGLKEDLQRYFEGLPVDFEHYPLANAGTAFQRRVWAITRTIPRGETRSYGWIARQLGNLGWARAVGQALAANPWPVIVPCHRVVGAGGRLTGFGGGLGMKARLLMLEGAITLSR from the coding sequence GTGAGCATCGCCGTCTCCGAAGATTCTATTCTGGCTTTGAGCCTCCCTGCGCCGACACGCGCCAAAGCAGAAACATCTCTCGACCAGTATCGAGGCCCAGAGCACGCTTCAGAGCCGTTATTTCTGGCTGGGTTGAAAGAAGATCTGCAGCGGTACTTTGAAGGTCTCCCTGTGGATTTCGAACATTACCCCCTCGCGAATGCAGGCACGGCATTCCAACGCCGGGTATGGGCCATCACGCGGACGATTCCCCGGGGCGAGACGCGCAGTTACGGGTGGATAGCGCGGCAATTAGGCAACCTGGGCTGGGCACGAGCCGTAGGCCAGGCACTGGCTGCCAACCCGTGGCCGGTAATTGTGCCGTGTCATCGCGTAGTAGGAGCAGGGGGCCGATTGACAGGCTTCGGTGGCGGCCTGGGGATGAAGGCACGCCTGCTAATGCTTGAGGGGGCAATTACTCTGTCTCGTTGA
- a CDS encoding peptide ABC transporter substrate-binding protein, with amino-acid sequence MLERTRWQVLVALVALGVILGLLAHTAYSRTMVIVPDFGGTYIEGVAGNPRYINPLLCYYNTVDRDLVALIFGGLTTANERGEIVPDLATDWQISDDNLVYTFHLRDGVRWHDGVPFTADDVLFTIHAIQDPDFQGLPALADLWRSVKVEAPDAHTVRFTLQEPFAPFLDYTTIGILPAHLLADVPAKLLPDSQFNAQPIGTGPFELAEISAEHALLEANTHYYDQRPLLDKIEFRFYPDYPSVVQAYQRGEVHGICRVLPEQLEEVRRDETLTLYTAPLSGYTLVFLNLDRPFFRDARVRQALLWATDRQGIVDRLLNGQGIVAHSPIMPSSWAYDPNILKYTYDPAKAEALLNEAGWLDMDGDGVREKEGIRLEFALLTNDDPTRVRIIEELARQWGQVGVKAIPQTAGVAGVVRDFLVPRQFDALLYAWQSFPPDPDPYPQWHVSQIGEDGQNFSGYNNDAANLVMEEARVIADRSRRAELYKEFQRYFAEDVPSLLLYYPVYNYAISKTVFGVQVGPMIEASDRFRTVTDWYMLTKRVILSESRWWEFDKPSKE; translated from the coding sequence TTGTTGGAGCGCACGCGCTGGCAAGTACTTGTGGCTCTGGTGGCCCTTGGCGTCATATTGGGCCTATTAGCACATACTGCCTACAGCCGTACGATGGTGATCGTTCCCGATTTCGGGGGAACGTATATCGAGGGTGTGGCGGGAAACCCGCGTTATATCAATCCCCTCCTCTGCTACTACAACACCGTTGATCGCGACTTAGTGGCCTTGATCTTCGGCGGACTGACGACGGCAAATGAGCGGGGCGAAATCGTCCCCGATCTGGCCACCGATTGGCAGATCTCTGACGACAACTTGGTTTACACTTTTCACCTGCGCGATGGAGTACGTTGGCACGATGGTGTACCCTTTACCGCCGATGACGTGCTTTTCACCATTCATGCCATTCAGGACCCCGACTTTCAGGGTCTACCCGCATTAGCAGACCTCTGGCGTAGCGTGAAAGTAGAAGCGCCGGACGCCCATACCGTCCGCTTCACCCTTCAGGAACCATTTGCTCCCTTCTTAGACTACACCACTATTGGCATTCTACCAGCTCACCTACTAGCCGATGTGCCTGCGAAACTATTGCCCGATAGTCAGTTCAATGCCCAGCCCATCGGCACCGGCCCCTTCGAATTGGCCGAGATCAGTGCCGAGCATGCTCTCCTGGAAGCCAACACCCACTACTATGACCAGCGCCCTTTACTTGACAAGATCGAGTTCCGCTTCTATCCAGATTATCCCTCAGTAGTCCAAGCCTATCAGCGCGGTGAGGTGCACGGCATCTGTCGCGTGCTACCAGAGCAATTAGAAGAAGTGCGCCGTGATGAGACACTGACTCTCTATACTGCGCCGCTCTCTGGTTATACATTGGTTTTCTTGAATCTGGACCGACCTTTCTTCCGGGATGCAAGAGTGCGCCAGGCTCTGCTGTGGGCTACGGACCGCCAAGGCATCGTGGATCGTCTGCTAAACGGACAAGGTATCGTAGCACATAGCCCCATCATGCCTTCCTCGTGGGCCTATGACCCAAATATCCTCAAATACACTTACGATCCCGCTAAGGCCGAGGCTTTGCTAAATGAGGCTGGTTGGCTGGATATGGATGGCGACGGGGTGAGAGAAAAAGAGGGAATACGGCTCGAATTTGCATTGCTTACTAATGACGATCCAACCCGCGTCCGCATTATCGAGGAATTGGCCCGCCAGTGGGGTCAAGTGGGGGTGAAGGCAATCCCGCAGACGGCTGGCGTTGCAGGAGTAGTGCGGGACTTTCTAGTACCACGCCAGTTCGATGCACTTCTCTATGCCTGGCAGAGCTTTCCACCCGACCCAGACCCTTATCCCCAGTGGCACGTTTCGCAGATTGGAGAAGATGGGCAGAACTTTTCTGGCTACAACAATGATGCTGCCAACTTGGTGATGGAAGAAGCGCGGGTCATTGCCGATCGAAGTCGCCGGGCGGAATTGTATAAAGAATTCCAGCGATATTTCGCCGAGGATGTGCCATCGCTCCTGCTTTACTACCCCGTTTACAACTACGCGATCAGTAAGACGGTATTCGGAGTCCAAGTTGGGCCAATGATCGAGGCCAGCGACCGCTTTCGCACGGTGACAGATTGGTATATGCTAACAAAGCGCGTCATCCTCAGCGAGTCGCGTTGGTGGGAATTTGACAAACCAAGTAAAGAATGA